The Desulfoscipio gibsoniae DSM 7213 genome contains a region encoding:
- a CDS encoding NADH-quinone oxidoreductase subunit NuoF — MLKSMDDFLNLYKQSQEALGREKMRILICAGTGCVANGSLDVYDEFLSRVKEQNLPVKVHLMEEVDDEPHALNISGCHGFCEMGPLVRIEPGGVFYHHVKKDDVKEIVDKHILNNQLVERLLYTHPVTGQTVATQDEIPFYQKQTRVALEHCGRINPDDLNDYIAHGGYQAITRALFNMTPEKVVEEVLDSGLRGRGGGGFPTGKKWQFAASTQGAKKYIICNGDEGDPGAFMDRSVMEGDPHRVLEGMMIAGFAIGADEGYVYVRAEYPLAVKRLKRAVAEAARTGLLGDNILNSGFSFKVNIKEGAGAFVCGEETALIASIEGERGMPRPRPPFPANKGLWNCPTIINNVETLANLPSIILKGGKWFKGFGTEGSPGTKTFALAGQVAHTGLVEIPMGISLREIVFDIGGGLRENKKFKAVQIGGPSGGCLTENHLDLSLDYDELRKAGAMIGSGGLVVMGEDTCMVEVAKFFMGFVQNESCGKCVPCREGTKRMLEILTAITEGRAGEEDLLLLEELALAVQDGSLCGLGKTAPNPVLTTLKYFKDEYIAHIRDKKCPAGVCKALLDYHIDQDKCKGCGLCAKVCPAEAITGNKKEPHVIDVAKCLKCGTCMEKCKFDAIYTA; from the coding sequence ATGCTAAAATCAATGGATGATTTTTTAAATCTTTATAAACAGTCGCAAGAGGCCCTGGGACGGGAAAAAATGCGGATATTGATTTGTGCCGGTACCGGCTGTGTGGCCAACGGTTCGCTGGATGTATATGATGAGTTCCTAAGCCGGGTCAAGGAGCAGAATTTACCGGTAAAAGTTCATTTGATGGAAGAGGTGGATGATGAGCCCCATGCCTTAAATATCAGCGGCTGTCACGGTTTTTGCGAGATGGGGCCGCTGGTTCGAATTGAACCGGGCGGGGTTTTCTACCACCATGTGAAGAAAGATGATGTCAAGGAAATAGTTGATAAGCATATTTTAAATAATCAGCTGGTTGAAAGGTTGTTATATACACACCCGGTTACTGGTCAAACAGTGGCCACCCAGGACGAAATACCTTTTTACCAGAAGCAAACCAGGGTGGCCTTGGAACACTGCGGGCGTATCAATCCCGACGACTTGAACGATTATATCGCCCATGGCGGCTACCAGGCCATTACCAGGGCACTCTTTAATATGACGCCGGAAAAAGTTGTTGAAGAAGTGTTGGATTCAGGTCTGCGCGGCCGGGGCGGCGGCGGTTTTCCCACCGGTAAGAAGTGGCAGTTTGCCGCGTCGACCCAAGGTGCTAAAAAGTATATCATCTGCAATGGTGACGAGGGTGACCCCGGTGCTTTTATGGATCGAAGCGTGATGGAAGGTGATCCCCACCGGGTTTTGGAAGGCATGATGATAGCCGGTTTTGCCATAGGCGCGGATGAAGGGTATGTGTATGTGCGTGCCGAGTACCCGCTGGCCGTAAAACGCTTGAAGCGGGCCGTGGCTGAAGCTGCAAGGACGGGCCTGTTGGGGGACAATATTCTTAACAGCGGTTTTTCATTCAAAGTAAATATCAAAGAGGGCGCCGGGGCGTTTGTTTGTGGCGAGGAGACCGCCCTTATCGCTTCCATAGAAGGGGAGCGGGGTATGCCCAGGCCGCGTCCGCCGTTTCCGGCCAATAAAGGTTTATGGAATTGCCCCACAATTATAAATAATGTTGAGACGCTGGCCAACTTGCCGTCCATTATCCTTAAAGGCGGTAAGTGGTTCAAGGGGTTTGGTACCGAGGGCAGCCCGGGAACAAAGACTTTCGCCCTGGCCGGTCAGGTTGCTCACACCGGCTTGGTTGAAATACCCATGGGTATTAGTCTGCGGGAGATTGTTTTTGATATCGGCGGCGGGTTAAGGGAAAATAAGAAATTCAAAGCGGTGCAGATCGGAGGCCCGTCAGGAGGTTGTCTTACGGAAAACCACCTGGATTTGTCCCTTGATTATGACGAATTAAGAAAAGCGGGGGCTATGATTGGTTCCGGTGGTTTGGTGGTCATGGGCGAGGATACCTGTATGGTGGAAGTGGCCAAGTTTTTCATGGGTTTTGTGCAGAATGAATCCTGCGGCAAATGTGTTCCCTGCCGCGAGGGTACTAAAAGGATGTTGGAAATATTAACTGCCATCACTGAGGGCAGGGCCGGTGAGGAAGACCTGTTGCTGTTGGAAGAATTGGCCCTGGCAGTGCAGGACGGTTCATTGTGCGGGCTGGGTAAAACAGCACCGAACCCGGTGTTGACCACCCTCAAGTATTTTAAAGACGAGTACATTGCCCATATTAGGGATAAAAAGTGCCCGGCCGGTGTTTGCAAGGCCCTGCTGGACTATCATATCGATCAGGACAAGTGCAAGGGCTGCGGGCTCTGTGCCAAGGTATGCCCGGCCGAAGCCATCACCGGAAACAAAAAAGAACCGCACGTAATTGATGTGGCGAAGTGTTTGAAATGCGGTACATGTATGGAGAAATGTAAATTTGATGCTATTTACACGGCTTGA
- a CDS encoding AbrB/MazE/SpoVT family DNA-binding domain-containing protein has translation MKTVRLRKIGNSFGFTITKDLMEKYNLKEGKELYVIENSDGITLTPYDPEFEKWVSSFENTNSKFKNTLRSLAK, from the coding sequence ATGAAAACAGTAAGGTTAAGAAAAATAGGCAATAGCTTCGGATTCACCATCACCAAGGATCTAATGGAGAAATACAATCTTAAAGAGGGAAAAGAATTATATGTTATTGAAAACAGCGATGGCATCACGCTCACACCTTACGACCCCGAGTTTGAAAAATGGGTCTCCAGCTTTGAAAACACAAATAGCAAATTTAAGAATACTTTAAGATCATTAGCAAAATGA
- a CDS encoding RidA family protein — MSVEMICSAGLPKAIGPYSHGTKCGNMILTSGSIPFDPNTNEMVTEIKQATRIVLSNLLLVVEAGGGRLDTVAKVDVFVKNLDDFEAINEVYADFFGEHKPARFLVQAGDIAEGAPLEAAMIAFVAVICWSASCLA; from the coding sequence ATGTCCGTTGAAATGATTTGTAGTGCGGGTTTGCCAAAAGCGATTGGCCCATATTCCCATGGAACCAAATGTGGCAATATGATTCTAACCTCCGGCAGTATTCCGTTTGATCCTAATACAAATGAAATGGTAACGGAAATTAAACAGGCTACCAGGATCGTTTTGAGTAATTTGTTGTTAGTGGTCGAAGCTGGCGGTGGTAGGTTGGACACAGTAGCCAAGGTAGATGTCTTCGTTAAAAATCTGGATGATTTTGAGGCTATCAACGAGGTTTACGCCGATTTTTTTGGTGAGCACAAGCCCGCACGGTTTTTGGTACAGGCGGGAGATATTGCAGAAGGAGCACCTTTGGAGGCGGCGATGATCGCGTTTGTGGCGGTTATATGCTGGTCGGCCTCTTGCTTGGCCTAG
- a CDS encoding SpoIIE family protein phosphatase, which translates to MDICVEIGTAQLNKKGEELCGDSIEITSSGNDRIVVVADGLGSGVKANILSRLTAKMAGTMLQMGGAIDDVMETLAQTLPICKVRKLAYSTFTVLRVTGEGYAHLIEYENPPCFIGNKNRLVDLEKTERILDGKAIRESNFALGDYDWLVIITDGVLHAGVGKVWNMGWGWDRVGQYLAQTYSPPQKAADWAGEIARLCNNIYGGQPGDDASIAVIKTRRPNNVVVMIGPPRDKTDDAMVVDKFMRAGGIKVVCGGTTGNIVGRVLGREVRVDLSSRSQRVPPIGIIPGIDLVTEGAVTLVDALDKLKGSPGPESFKDKDGASRLASLLHNADRVHFMVGTAANQGLYGEGVPNIYIYKEYIIRDLIRLLRDVGKNVTVEYF; encoded by the coding sequence ATGGATATTTGTGTCGAAATCGGTACTGCCCAACTGAATAAAAAAGGCGAAGAGCTGTGTGGCGACAGCATTGAGATTACCAGCAGCGGGAACGACCGAATTGTTGTTGTGGCGGACGGTCTGGGAAGCGGGGTCAAAGCCAATATCCTTTCCAGGCTCACGGCCAAAATGGCCGGCACTATGTTGCAAATGGGCGGGGCCATAGACGATGTTATGGAGACCCTGGCCCAGACTTTACCTATTTGCAAGGTGAGAAAACTGGCCTATAGCACTTTTACGGTATTACGTGTGACGGGCGAAGGCTATGCGCATTTGATTGAGTATGAAAACCCGCCCTGTTTTATTGGCAACAAAAACAGACTGGTTGATTTGGAAAAAACGGAAAGGATACTGGATGGCAAGGCTATCCGGGAATCAAATTTTGCATTAGGTGATTATGATTGGTTGGTAATTATTACCGATGGTGTACTGCATGCCGGGGTGGGGAAAGTGTGGAACATGGGCTGGGGTTGGGACAGGGTTGGCCAGTATTTGGCCCAAACTTACAGCCCGCCCCAAAAGGCCGCGGATTGGGCCGGGGAAATAGCCCGTTTGTGCAATAACATCTATGGCGGGCAGCCCGGTGACGATGCCAGTATAGCCGTTATTAAAACGCGAAGACCTAATAATGTTGTAGTAATGATCGGCCCGCCGCGGGATAAAACTGATGATGCCATGGTAGTGGACAAGTTTATGCGTGCCGGTGGAATTAAGGTTGTCTGTGGCGGTACTACCGGGAATATAGTGGGAAGAGTGTTGGGCCGGGAAGTCCGGGTGGATCTTTCATCCCGCAGCCAGCGGGTGCCGCCCATCGGTATAATTCCGGGCATAGACCTGGTTACCGAGGGTGCTGTCACGCTGGTGGATGCCCTTGATAAACTGAAAGGGAGCCCCGGTCCGGAAAGTTTTAAAGATAAAGACGGGGCCAGCAGGTTGGCGTCCTTATTACACAACGCCGACAGGGTGCATTTTATGGTTGGAACTGCGGCCAATCAGGGACTATACGGTGAGGGTGTGCCCAATATTTATATATATAAAGAGTATATAATACGGGATTTAATCAGGCTCTTAAGGGATGTAGGCAAAAATGTAACGGTAGAATACTTTTAA
- the nuoE gene encoding NADH-quinone oxidoreductase subunit NuoE, producing the protein MQQRKFQRLQNIIDGHEGNVSHLIAILQEVQEEYRYLPEEVLTYIATAMGIPPATVYGVATFYAQFSMIPKGKYVIKVCDGTACHVRGSEPINFALRKELKLTGGEQTTKDLQFTVETVSCLGACGLAPVVVVNENEVHGQMTPAGVLEVLKKFQVQEEN; encoded by the coding sequence ATGCAGCAAAGAAAATTTCAAAGATTGCAAAACATTATTGATGGCCACGAAGGAAATGTTTCGCATCTTATCGCCATATTGCAGGAGGTCCAGGAAGAATACCGCTATCTGCCGGAAGAAGTGCTGACTTACATTGCAACGGCCATGGGTATACCGCCGGCGACTGTGTATGGGGTGGCAACCTTTTATGCCCAGTTTTCCATGATACCCAAAGGCAAGTATGTTATAAAGGTTTGCGACGGTACGGCTTGTCATGTTCGGGGATCGGAGCCTATTAATTTTGCCTTGCGCAAAGAACTTAAACTGACCGGTGGTGAGCAGACAACCAAGGACTTACAGTTTACAGTTGAAACGGTATCCTGCCTTGGCGCCTGCGGTTTGGCACCGGTTGTCGTTGTTAACGAGAATGAGGTCCATGGTCAAATGACCCCTGCGGGCGTTTTAGAAGTATTAAAAAAGTTCCAAGTACAGGAAGAAAATTAA
- a CDS encoding [FeFe] hydrogenase, group A, which translates to MQTGRVIIDGQAVEIAGAKNLLELVRRTGVELPTFCYHSELSVYGACRLCMVEVEKMGLVASCSTPPSEGMVIYTNTMRTKRLRKVILELLLANHDRECPTCVKSTTCKLQKLAKQYGVNKIRFGSRDVKLPIDDSSSSIVKDPNKCILCGDCVRMCKEIQGLGIWDFAFRGSKTQVTTAFGKELSEVDCINCGQCITVCPTGALTAKSEVEQAWKAILDPSKTVVFQIAPAVRVALGEEFGLSAGSAVTGKVVAALKKLGADKVFDTLFAADLTTIEESMEFISRLEKGDKLPLFTSCCPAWVKYCEQAHADLLANISSCRSPQQMFGSLVKKHYAQVIGKEPGEVVCVSVMPCTAKKFEATRPEFTTGGVRDVDIVLTTVELAQMIKEAGIVFNELEPAGFDNPLGMGSGGALIFGASGGVMESVVRFVSGYTSGAEIGRIDFYPVRGMQGLKEAEVEVNGQKLKLAVVNGIANAEKLVQRIKSGEAGYHAVEVMACPGGCIGGGGQPEVNDTAARVQRLKTIYNLDTMEQVHKAQDNIYVNHIINQWLNGTGSATVHHELHTRYVPRRRITGKPIDITELSEDVPVNVSVCVGTGCYLRGSYDVLNMFSDMIKKYGFEGQIKLDGTFCLEKCDQGVSVKVNDEIITGVTRDNAERIFKTRIAMQVDSKY; encoded by the coding sequence ATGCAAACTGGACGGGTAATTATAGACGGGCAGGCCGTGGAAATTGCGGGGGCGAAAAATCTGCTGGAATTGGTCCGGCGGACCGGCGTTGAACTCCCCACCTTTTGCTACCATTCCGAACTGAGTGTATACGGTGCCTGCCGTCTTTGTATGGTTGAAGTTGAAAAAATGGGTTTGGTTGCCTCTTGCTCCACACCGCCGTCGGAAGGCATGGTGATTTATACCAACACTATGCGTACCAAAAGGCTGCGCAAGGTTATTTTGGAACTGCTTCTGGCCAATCATGACCGGGAGTGCCCCACCTGTGTCAAGAGTACCACCTGTAAACTGCAAAAACTAGCTAAACAGTACGGCGTAAATAAGATCCGTTTTGGCAGTCGGGATGTCAAGCTGCCCATCGATGATTCCAGCAGCAGCATTGTCAAAGATCCCAACAAGTGCATCCTCTGCGGTGATTGCGTACGTATGTGCAAGGAGATCCAGGGGTTGGGAATTTGGGATTTTGCTTTCCGGGGTAGTAAAACTCAAGTCACTACAGCCTTTGGCAAGGAACTGTCGGAGGTTGACTGCATTAATTGCGGTCAGTGCATAACGGTTTGCCCCACCGGTGCGCTGACGGCCAAGTCGGAAGTGGAACAAGCGTGGAAAGCCATATTGGATCCGTCGAAAACCGTGGTGTTCCAAATTGCACCGGCGGTCCGGGTGGCCCTGGGTGAGGAATTTGGACTTTCCGCGGGCTCGGCCGTTACGGGTAAAGTGGTGGCCGCTTTGAAAAAATTAGGCGCGGATAAGGTGTTTGACACTTTATTTGCGGCGGACCTCACTACCATTGAAGAATCAATGGAGTTTATCAGCAGGTTGGAAAAGGGGGACAAGCTGCCTTTGTTTACCTCTTGCTGCCCGGCCTGGGTCAAATATTGCGAACAGGCCCATGCCGACCTGCTTGCTAATATTTCCAGCTGTCGTTCGCCACAACAAATGTTTGGATCACTGGTGAAGAAACATTATGCTCAAGTTATCGGTAAGGAACCGGGAGAAGTGGTATGTGTCTCGGTAATGCCCTGCACCGCTAAAAAATTCGAGGCCACAAGGCCGGAATTTACCACCGGCGGTGTACGCGATGTGGATATAGTTCTGACCACCGTTGAATTAGCCCAAATGATCAAGGAAGCAGGTATTGTTTTTAATGAACTGGAACCGGCAGGGTTTGACAATCCCTTGGGCATGGGTTCGGGCGGCGCTTTAATTTTCGGCGCCTCCGGGGGTGTTATGGAATCGGTGGTGCGGTTTGTATCCGGTTATACCAGCGGCGCTGAAATAGGTAGAATTGATTTTTATCCGGTTAGAGGAATGCAGGGATTGAAAGAGGCTGAGGTTGAAGTTAACGGGCAAAAGTTAAAATTGGCGGTGGTTAATGGCATTGCCAACGCCGAAAAGCTGGTGCAAAGAATAAAAAGCGGTGAGGCCGGCTACCACGCCGTGGAAGTTATGGCCTGTCCCGGCGGGTGTATAGGGGGTGGCGGCCAGCCCGAGGTTAATGATACCGCTGCCAGAGTACAACGACTGAAAACCATTTATAATCTTGACACTATGGAGCAGGTGCACAAAGCCCAGGATAATATTTATGTTAACCATATCATCAACCAGTGGTTGAACGGTACGGGTTCGGCAACGGTGCACCACGAATTGCACACTCGATATGTGCCCCGGAGAAGAATAACCGGCAAGCCCATTGATATAACCGAGTTGTCGGAAGATGTCCCGGTTAATGTTTCCGTCTGTGTGGGTACCGGGTGTTATTTGCGCGGCTCCTACGATGTGCTGAATATGTTTTCAGATATGATAAAGAAATATGGCTTTGAAGGACAAATTAAGCTGGACGGCACATTTTGCTTGGAAAAATGCGACCAGGGTGTTTCCGTTAAGGTAAATGATGAAATAATAACCGGTGTCACACGGGATAATGCCGAGCGGATATTTAAAACTAGAATAGCCATGCAAGTTGATAGTAAATACTGA
- a CDS encoding [Fe-Fe] hydrogenase large subunit C-terminal domain-containing protein: MIVTNEARCRDCYRCLRACPVKAIRISASEETGALYARVIDELCVKDARCVLICPQKAKKVTSSLAEVRHSIKNGNFMVASVAPSFVVGLPLADPGHMPALLRRLGFKKVQETSLGAALVARQHGRMGFDKALISSACPVVVNLVERHYPEALPYLAPIVSPMIAHGRYLKESYPGCKTVFIGPCAAKKDEALVNGISDAIDYVLGFDELWEWVQEENIDCSGLAADEFDGPKPGLARLFPIDGGMLKTVGVSKQADERFTTVSGLQNCIDFIKHLASGGIILPGLVELLACPGGCINGPQMMGRDEGLFNRRRKVIEYQKSQCRSEGDDVATITDINEKLLQRSFVNRQVVFPVPSEAEIKEILERSGKFKPEDELNCGACGFDTCRDKAIAVYQGNAELEMCIPYMRKRAESMSNRVLGAMPNAVVILDNELVIQETNPAASNLFNCSIREIVGQKLEQFIKVDSFREVLKTGKMINQTNNYDQLGKIVREIIFQLEKERSIVGILVDITEEKRRHEQYELVKGQTISRAQEVIAKQMTVAQEIAGLLGETTAETKVLLTKLIKLMQEDPF; the protein is encoded by the coding sequence ATGATAGTGACTAATGAAGCCAGGTGCAGGGACTGCTATCGCTGCTTGAGGGCTTGCCCTGTAAAGGCGATTCGCATCAGTGCCAGTGAGGAAACAGGCGCTCTTTATGCCCGGGTGATTGATGAGCTGTGCGTGAAAGATGCCCGGTGCGTGCTAATCTGCCCCCAAAAAGCCAAAAAGGTTACCTCCAGCCTGGCTGAGGTCCGGCATTCCATAAAAAACGGAAATTTTATGGTGGCCAGTGTAGCCCCTTCCTTTGTTGTGGGCCTTCCTCTGGCTGACCCGGGACATATGCCTGCTTTACTGCGCAGACTGGGGTTTAAAAAAGTACAGGAAACTTCTCTGGGAGCCGCCTTGGTGGCCCGGCAGCACGGTCGTATGGGATTTGATAAAGCATTAATCAGCAGCGCCTGCCCGGTGGTGGTTAACCTGGTTGAACGGCACTATCCGGAAGCGCTGCCTTACCTTGCTCCCATAGTATCGCCAATGATAGCCCACGGGCGCTACTTGAAAGAATCCTATCCGGGATGTAAAACTGTTTTTATTGGCCCGTGTGCGGCTAAAAAGGATGAGGCGTTGGTGAACGGCATAAGTGACGCCATAGATTATGTGCTGGGGTTTGATGAACTTTGGGAATGGGTGCAGGAAGAGAATATTGACTGTAGCGGTCTGGCGGCGGATGAATTTGACGGTCCGAAACCGGGCTTGGCCAGGCTATTCCCTATTGACGGGGGAATGCTCAAGACGGTTGGCGTTTCGAAACAAGCCGATGAAAGGTTTACAACGGTTTCCGGGTTGCAAAACTGTATAGATTTTATAAAACATTTAGCTTCAGGTGGCATTATCTTACCCGGTTTGGTGGAATTACTGGCCTGTCCGGGCGGGTGTATCAACGGCCCGCAGATGATGGGCAGGGACGAGGGCTTATTTAACAGGCGGCGCAAGGTTATAGAATACCAAAAGTCCCAATGCCGGTCCGAGGGTGATGATGTTGCCACTATTACCGATATCAACGAAAAACTTTTGCAAAGAAGTTTCGTAAATCGGCAAGTAGTGTTTCCCGTACCGAGCGAGGCCGAGATTAAAGAGATACTGGAGCGATCCGGCAAATTTAAACCGGAGGATGAATTGAATTGCGGTGCCTGCGGTTTTGATACATGCCGCGATAAGGCTATAGCCGTCTATCAGGGGAACGCGGAACTGGAGATGTGTATTCCATACATGCGTAAACGAGCGGAATCCATGTCAAACCGGGTTCTTGGCGCCATGCCCAACGCCGTTGTTATCTTGGACAACGAATTGGTTATTCAGGAGACCAACCCGGCAGCCAGCAATTTATTTAACTGCTCGATCCGGGAAATAGTAGGACAAAAATTAGAACAATTTATAAAAGTAGATAGTTTTAGAGAAGTTTTAAAAACCGGAAAGATGATCAACCAAACCAATAATTATGACCAATTGGGTAAAATAGTCAGAGAAATCATTTTCCAGCTGGAAAAGGAAAGAAGCATAGTAGGAATTCTTGTTGACATAACTGAAGAAAAAAGACGCCACGAGCAATATGAACTGGTGAAAGGGCAGACTATATCCCGCGCGCAGGAGGTTATTGCCAAGCAAATGACTGTGGCCCAGGAAATTGCCGGGCTGCTGGGTGAAACAACAGCGGAAACCAAGGTTCTTTTAACTAAATTAATTAAATTGATGCAAGAAGATCCTTTCTAA
- a CDS encoding complex I 24 kDa subunit family protein has translation MQENRSNCGDIAGPLNGIEGTVEKIINKHKDKSDGLYLVLQDVQDQLGTMSEAVVHQIADGFGLQPNDVLGMISYFPLIKPAPPAKYKISVCLGTNCYLHGSAQLLERLSRELTLEPGETSPDGKFSLEVVRCLGSCALSPVIMINDVIYPQVESDKIAEIINSCK, from the coding sequence ATGCAGGAGAATCGTTCAAACTGCGGCGATATTGCCGGACCTTTAAATGGTATTGAAGGCACGGTTGAAAAAATAATAAATAAACACAAAGACAAATCGGACGGCCTGTACCTGGTGCTTCAAGACGTGCAGGACCAACTGGGTACAATGTCCGAAGCGGTTGTGCACCAGATTGCCGATGGTTTTGGTTTGCAGCCTAACGATGTTTTAGGGATGATTAGTTACTTCCCTTTGATTAAACCTGCCCCGCCGGCTAAATATAAAATAAGTGTTTGCCTGGGCACAAACTGTTACCTGCATGGTTCCGCCCAGTTGTTGGAAAGGTTGAGCCGGGAACTGACGCTGGAACCGGGAGAAACTTCCCCGGACGGGAAGTTTTCCCTTGAAGTGGTGCGTTGCCTGGGTTCTTGCGCCCTCAGCCCGGTGATAATGATCAATGATGTAATATATCCCCAGGTGGAATCGGACAAGATAGCGGAAATAATAAATTCCTGCAAATAA
- a CDS encoding type II toxin-antitoxin system death-on-curing family toxin: MSKKLILLFHEQLIQIYGGSYGVRDEKLLDSALWQPKTTFDGKYLHDNLMKMATAYGYHICNNHPFIDGNKRIALVAMDVFLQRNGCEITAGEKETFQMMMDLASGRLSKDDLAIWLGNNTSSLTIS, translated from the coding sequence TTGTCTAAAAAGCTAATCCTTTTATTCCATGAACAACTCATTCAAATTTATGGCGGCTCTTACGGAGTTCGAGATGAAAAACTGCTTGATTCTGCTTTATGGCAACCCAAAACAACATTTGATGGTAAATACCTTCATGATAATTTAATGAAAATGGCAACAGCATACGGGTACCACATATGCAACAATCATCCATTTATAGATGGCAATAAAAGAATTGCGCTTGTAGCTATGGATGTTTTTCTGCAAAGAAACGGCTGCGAGATTACCGCAGGCGAAAAGGAAACTTTCCAAATGATGATGGATTTGGCATCTGGTAGATTGTCAAAAGATGATCTGGCGATTTGGCTTGGGAATAATACTTCATCACTAACAATTAGTTAA
- a CDS encoding helix-turn-helix domain-containing protein, whose translation MATLGERIKQLRQNKNLSVRQLAKEVGVTASFIYQLEQDKVSPSFSTLKSIAGVLNTNMSLLIEEELPEEWVIIKKDKRRQVKTENSLVNLELFSFLGTRNKKMQPLMFNLEPGAMDVKVPLFSGEHEDFIYLMQGEVTIATTNAKYNLKEGDAAYIMFEELVEITNVGREKARGLWVICPPGI comes from the coding sequence ATGGCGACGTTGGGAGAACGAATTAAACAATTACGCCAAAACAAAAACCTTAGTGTAAGGCAGTTGGCCAAGGAGGTTGGGGTCACAGCCAGTTTTATCTACCAATTGGAACAAGATAAAGTTTCGCCATCCTTTTCGACCTTAAAAAGTATTGCCGGTGTATTAAACACAAATATGAGCTTGCTTATTGAGGAAGAATTGCCGGAAGAGTGGGTTATTATCAAGAAGGATAAGCGTAGACAAGTCAAAACTGAAAACAGCCTGGTGAATTTGGAATTATTTTCTTTTTTAGGCACCAGAAATAAAAAAATGCAGCCCCTGATGTTTAACCTGGAACCCGGTGCCATGGATGTAAAAGTTCCGCTATTTTCCGGAGAACATGAAGATTTTATCTATTTAATGCAGGGCGAAGTGACCATAGCTACCACCAATGCAAAATACAATTTAAAGGAGGGGGATGCGGCCTACATTATGTTTGAAGAGTTGGTTGAGATAACCAATGTTGGCCGGGAGAAGGCAAGGGGTTTGTGGGTTATATGCCCCCCGGGTATTTGA